Within the Acidobacteriota bacterium genome, the region CGCTGCGTCACGGCAAGTTCGGTTCATAGCTCGGCGGGCAATCCAGAGGAACCCCTCACCTGGCTAAGTCTAGTTGATTAGATATGTTGGGCCCGCCTCCGCAAATCTGAACTGGAACAATCCTTGCCCCCCATAACGATCCTGCATTGATTCACCGCGAATCTGTAGCCTTTGAGGTCGGATCGCGCTTGGAAATGCAGCATTTCAAGAGGGGTCACACATTAACTGTCTGTTCTTCGAACACACGGAGGATCGCAATGAAATCAAGAATATTCACAATCGCTAGCGTACTGTTGCTGTCGGTATTTGCAGGTACCACGCCGGCTCAGACCGTCGAAGTTAGGCGCGTAAACTCGGACGAGCAGTGGGTCGTCGTTAAACGCCACACGCTCGCGGTCAGGTACAAAGACAATGACGACACGTCGGTCAACATGGCCGGAACGCCGCTAAATGCTCAGGCGATCGGTAAGGCTGATGTAAAGCGCAAAGAGGGGCGCACCCGGGTCAAACTCAAAATGCAAGGCCTTGGTCATCCGCAGGCGCTCGGAGCTTACTACACGACGTTCATTCTTTGGGCGATTGCTCCCGAAGGACAGGCAGACAATCTGGCGGAATTGCCGATCAAGAATGAATTCGAGCTCGACGTCACTACCGCGTTTCAGACCTTCGGCCTGATCATCACTGCCGAGCCGCATTCTGCGGTCAAGCTGCCCAGTCCGGTCATCGTAGCGGAAAACACTCTTCGAAAAGGTACTGAAGGTGGCATTGAAGGGAGCCGCATAGAATATAGCGGCGATCCAGGCACTCTCTATATCGTAGCGACCCAAGACGGACCCGCAATGAGCGCCGACTACAATACACCGCTGCTGATACTGGGCGCGCGCAGGTCCGTCCAGATCGCCAGGCGCGCAGGCGCTCATCGATATGCGGAGCCGGAATTGAGAGAAGCTGAAGTGAAGCTGGCGGCTCTCGAGCAGACCTGGCCGCAGCGGAGAAAAGACGAAGAAAAATTCAGCGGCCTGGCTCACGATGTGATGCGGCTGGGAGAGCGTGCGCGAGAACTATCGGTCGAGCGCCTCATTCAAGCCAGACTTGAAGCCGAACGTCGCGCTGCAAGCAATACTATCGCTGATGCGCGAACTGAAGCTGACCGCTCAAGGGATCAAGCTGACCGCGCGAGGGATGACGCTGGACGGGCAAGGGAAGAAGCGGCTGCTTCACAGAATGCCGCCAGCCGGGCCGAGCGAGAACTTGCCGAAGCGCGTCTTCGGGTCGAGCAGGCCCAGACCGAAGCCGATCGAGCCAAGGCCAATGAGGAGCTGGCTCGCGCGGAAGCCGGGCGGGCGCGCCTTGACGCTGACCGAGCGAAGCAGGACAAGGACGAACTACAACAGCGGCTCTTCACCTCGATCTCGGCGATTCTGGAAACCAGACGCGAAGCTCGCGGGTTGATCGTCAACCTGTCGGACGTGTTGTTCGATTTCAACCAGGCTTCTCTCAAACCCGGCGCGCGTGAAAAACTCAGCAAGCTGGCTGGAATACTGATGGCTTATCCGGGCACTTTTCACATAGAGATCGAAGGGCACACGGACGCCGTCGGCTCGCAGGACTACAATCAGAAGCTCTCCGAAGACCGCGCTCAGTCGGTTAGTGGTTATCTGTTGAGCGCGGGCATCAAATCTGATCGGATCATGGCGGTGCGCGGCTTCGGCAAACTCAGACCGGTCACAACGAACGACACGCCGGAAGGCCGACAGATGAACAGGCGCGTCGAGATTGTGATTGCCGATCTCGATAAACAGCCGGTGACTGACAGGCGGTAGCCCCCGCCGAACTGCACGCGGCACTCCCGCGTACTCTGCGTCTTTGCGGTGAGACGGAACCCGAAAACCACTCACCGCAAGACGCCGAGAGTGCAGAGTTAAGATCTACAGGCCGTCGGCGGACGAAAAGCCTCAACAGACAGCAGCGTCACAATAATCGCGGGTGCTTTACCAACCGAAGCGCGCGAAGTAAAAGCTGTAGAAGGCTGTCCATATTATCGACAGGATCGCCAGCTCGATGGCCGCTCGATGATGGGTGAGCGGCTCGATCAGTCTGGCCACCGCTCGCGCGGCGACTGCTGCTAAAAAGAATCGCACGTAGCGCGCAGGGATCGAGATCAGCAAAAACGCGAGGAAGCTGCCGCCTTGCGCGCCCCACTCAACAGCGTAGATCTTGTACGGGATTCCCTTCAGCGGACCGAGCAAAACAGCCAGGAGCCCGCTCTCGCTTATTTGAGCCGCGACCCTCGCTATCAAGGGCGGGCTAATCGCCGGAACATGATCCAGGAAGGCCACGGCAGCATCCGGCTCGCCGGCGCCGAACGCGTACATCAGCGCTCCGCCGGCAAGCGCACCGAGCAGCGCTGCCGCAGTCGCTTTCACCGCGGGTTTCAGCGCGCGGCAAGCGATCAAAGTCAGCAGCACGTCAGGAACGATGAAGAAGAACGTTGCCTCCGCCAGCCCCCAGGCGAACGCTAGCGCGAGAACGGCGCTGCTCGATGTGAAATCATCCAGCGAAGACTTGCCGGCCGCCCTTGTCATCTTTCCTTTGCAAGCTCACGGGCAAGCTCGCGTACTGCGGCCTCCAGTGCTCGGGTGATTTCCTGGCGGCTGCCTTGCAGAACCCGCGGCGCGCCGATCCGAATCTCGCAAAAGAATGGTACCGGTATGAACTCGCCTTTGGGAAGGCTTCTTCCCATATTCACGAGATAGGCGGGAACTACCGGCACGCCGGGAATCTTTTCAATAAGGTGAGCAACGCCGGAGCGAAACTCTCCCATTTCCTGACCCGAACCTCGGGTGCCCTCAGGAAAGATGATTATCGAGTCTCCTGCTTCGATCGCTTCGCGCATTCGGCGCAGCGGATTGTTCTCGGGCGTGATGTTCTTTCGGGCAATCGGCAGAATGTTGAACAGCGTCTTGGTCAACAGAGAAACGAATTTATTGCGCTCGAAGTAGTCGGCCGCGGCTACAGGCCGAATGCGCCGAAGACGATTGAGCGGAAAGAGGCTTAGCAGAGAGATGGTATCCAGATGGCTGGAATGATTCGCGATGAGAATGAACGGCGTGGAATCGGCAAGATGCTCGCGGCCGCGCACGCGGAGGCCAATGAACAGCGCCATGAAAGGCTTGATCGCGAGCGCAAACACGATCATCTGTACAACGTTGCGAAGCGTCGGTCGATTCACCTTCACTGGTGTTTTGCCGGCAGTTGCTTCACTCGCCGATTCGGATCCGCTCGCCAAAATCAGTCTCTCCTGTTGGTTTATTTGATGTAGAAATAACGAACGTAGTGAAAGAAGATAGGCGCGGCGTAGCAAAGCGAATCGACGCGGTCCAGCATTCCGCCGTGACCTGGTATAACGCTGCCGAAATCTTTCACGCCGAAGTCTCGCTTGACTGCGCTCATTACCGCTCCGCCGCAGAAACCCGCAATGGTGATGAAAAACGAAACCAGCAGTGTCTCTCCGATTGAAAACGGAGTGAGGAATCGAATGGCGAGGCTCAACACCATCGCGCTTGCTATACCGCCGAGGAAACCTTCCCAGGTTTTGTTGGGGCTGATGGTTGGAATGATCTTGTGCCGTCCCAGCGTCTTGCCCCAGATGTATTGAAGAACGTCGCTCATCTCGACGACGAATACCAGAAACAGGACCAGGGTGCGGCCATTCGCACCGCCGTCGCCCAGAGAAGGAAAGGTGAGCAGGTATGCCATGTGGCTCAAGCCAAAAACAAATATCATCATTCCCCAGTGAATCTGCGAAGCGGATTCTACGAAGCCTTTTGTCTCTTTTGACAACACCATTCGCACCGGCAGCGCCAGCATCATGTAAACGGGAATGAAGATGATAAACATTCCGTACCAGGGCGGATCGAGCGCGATCCACAGATACTGAATGGGTATCGCAAGAAACGTGAAGACCAGGGCATGATGGTCAGCCGGGCGCGTTCTGAGAAGCGTGACATATTCCTTCATCGCCCAGAAGCTCAGCAGCGCGAAGAAAACCAGCGATATGCGATTGCTGGTTAGTATTGCAGCGAAAAACACCGCCGCCATGATCCACCAGGCTCGGACCCGCGCGGAGAGTTCAGAGAAGTCCTTTACGGGCCGCGCGCGCCGAAGCACAGCGACGGCAACGGAGGCGGCTACCAGCACGCCAAGAACCAGCAGTCCCATCTGTAACATCGGTGAGAGGTTCTTTATCGATGTAGGCATAAGAGGATCATTCAGCGATCTTTCACTTCGCGCGAGCGCAACTCCTTGAGCGCTTGTGACACCCGGTTCAAACAGGTGACCGCCGTCAGCAGCGCCGCGACCGCAAATATCCAGGGCCACGCGGTGACGATAGCAGGAAACAAGAACGCCGCGAGCCCCAACGCGCCGACGACAAAGGCGCGATCGCTTTTTCCCATCGGCCCTTCGTAGTGACGGCTCGCCCCGAGCGCGCGGCCAAGGACGCCGCTGAACTCGGTAAGCACCGCGCCGATCGAGAACGCCACTACGGGCCATCGCGCCGGTTCATGGACAAAGGCGAGCGGCAAATACAACCCGAGATCCGAAACCGCGTCTCCAAGCTCGTTGAGCACCGCGCCTAGTTGAGTCGACATACCGAGCTCTCGAGCCATCATCCCGTCGATGGCATTGAGCGCCATGCGTACGAATAGCCATGCCGGCAGCAAGAGCAACAACGCTGGCCGAGAGTGGCCGAACGAGACGGCAATGCCGACGGCGATGGATCCAACGATTGCGATGACTGTGACCGCATTCGGAGTCAAGCCAAAGGCCGGGAGACGGCGCATCAACGGTCTAAGCAAGGCCTGGAATTTTGGTTTGAGATCGTAAACGGACGCCATATCTCAAGGATTGGTTCCATCCCTTTATCTTGCGAGCTTTGATTATCCTTGGGCAAAGACTTCGATGCGGATTATAGTCGATTCCGATTGTCTTTAGGTAGGAGCTTTCGATTTGTCAGACAATTTCACCGGTCGAGAGTCCTGGCTGCCTAAAGTCTCTCCTGACCAATGTCCGTCAGCTAAAATCTAGAATCTGGAGCGAGCTGTGACATGTTTTTGCGAAGTTGTCATAAAAGAATGTAGCAACTTGGGCGGACTCTGAGGGTTCGCGCCGCGGGAGCCGAGCGTTTCTTGGAGTACGCGCATTGATGATGACACGGCCTGACTCATTGACGCGCAACTGCGCCCTGAGAATCACCTCGATTCGGCGCCGTTGATAGCAGGGACGCTGCGTACAAACGACAGC harbors:
- a CDS encoding OmpA family protein, translating into MKSRIFTIASVLLLSVFAGTTPAQTVEVRRVNSDEQWVVVKRHTLAVRYKDNDDTSVNMAGTPLNAQAIGKADVKRKEGRTRVKLKMQGLGHPQALGAYYTTFILWAIAPEGQADNLAELPIKNEFELDVTTAFQTFGLIITAEPHSAVKLPSPVIVAENTLRKGTEGGIEGSRIEYSGDPGTLYIVATQDGPAMSADYNTPLLILGARRSVQIARRAGAHRYAEPELREAEVKLAALEQTWPQRRKDEEKFSGLAHDVMRLGERARELSVERLIQARLEAERRAASNTIADARTEADRSRDQADRARDDAGRAREEAAASQNAASRAERELAEARLRVEQAQTEADRAKANEELARAEAGRARLDADRAKQDKDELQQRLFTSISAILETRREARGLIVNLSDVLFDFNQASLKPGAREKLSKLAGILMAYPGTFHIEIEGHTDAVGSQDYNQKLSEDRAQSVSGYLLSAGIKSDRIMAVRGFGKLRPVTTNDTPEGRQMNRRVEIVIADLDKQPVTDRR
- a CDS encoding lysophospholipid acyltransferase family protein — encoded protein: MASGSESASEATAGKTPVKVNRPTLRNVVQMIVFALAIKPFMALFIGLRVRGREHLADSTPFILIANHSSHLDTISLLSLFPLNRLRRIRPVAAADYFERNKFVSLLTKTLFNILPIARKNITPENNPLRRMREAIEAGDSIIIFPEGTRGSGQEMGEFRSGVAHLIEKIPGVPVVPAYLVNMGRSLPKGEFIPVPFFCEIRIGAPRVLQGSRQEITRALEAAVRELARELAKER
- a CDS encoding phosphatidate cytidylyltransferase, encoding MPTSIKNLSPMLQMGLLVLGVLVAASVAVAVLRRARPVKDFSELSARVRAWWIMAAVFFAAILTSNRISLVFFALLSFWAMKEYVTLLRTRPADHHALVFTFLAIPIQYLWIALDPPWYGMFIIFIPVYMMLALPVRMVLSKETKGFVESASQIHWGMMIFVFGLSHMAYLLTFPSLGDGGANGRTLVLFLVFVVEMSDVLQYIWGKTLGRHKIIPTISPNKTWEGFLGGIASAMVLSLAIRFLTPFSIGETLLVSFFITIAGFCGGAVMSAVKRDFGVKDFGSVIPGHGGMLDRVDSLCYAAPIFFHYVRYFYIK
- a CDS encoding CDP-alcohol phosphatidyltransferase family protein, with product MASVYDLKPKFQALLRPLMRRLPAFGLTPNAVTVIAIVGSIAVGIAVSFGHSRPALLLLLPAWLFVRMALNAIDGMMARELGMSTQLGAVLNELGDAVSDLGLYLPLAFVHEPARWPVVAFSIGAVLTEFSGVLGRALGASRHYEGPMGKSDRAFVVGALGLAAFLFPAIVTAWPWIFAVAALLTAVTCLNRVSQALKELRSREVKDR